Proteins encoded together in one Falco biarmicus isolate bFalBia1 chromosome 4, bFalBia1.pri, whole genome shotgun sequence window:
- the NPTX2 gene encoding neuronal pentraxin-2 has protein sequence MLPVVAGLLLAVAAGGRGSAAGDQESPPGSRFVCTSLPLDTAGAGCPMPPVPMQGGALPPEEELKATVLQLRETVLQQKETIGSQREAIRELTGKLSRCEGADGKSAAGTWKPELGKGKDTMGDLPRDPAQVIDQLSRTMQTLKDRLESLEHQLRANVSYAALPNDLREMLQRRLGDLERQLLSKVAELEDEKSLLHNETSAHRQKTETALNALLERVSELEKGNSAFKSPDEFKVSLPLRTNYLYGKIKKTLPELYAFTVCLWLRSSASPGIGTPFSYAVPGQANEIVLIEWGNNPIELLINDKVAQLPLFISDGKWHHICITWTTRDGMWEAFQDGEKLGMGENLAPWHPIKPGGVLILGQEQDTVGGRFDATQAFVGEMSQFNIWDRVLKAEDIMNIANCSTNMPGNIIPWVDNNVDVFGGATKWPVETCEERLLDL, from the exons ATGTTGCCGGTGGTCGCCGGGCTCCTGCTGGCCGTAGCCGCGGGCGGCCGGGGGTCGGCGGCGGGGGACCAGGAGAGCCCGCCGGGGAGCCGCTTCGTGTGCACCTCGCTGCCGCTGGACACCGCCGGCGCGGGCTGCCCCATGCCCCCCGTGCCCATGCAGGGCGGCGCGCTGCCCCCCGAGGAGGAGCTGAAGGCCACGGTGCTGCAGCTGCGGGAGACCGTCCTGCAGCAGAAGGAGACCATCGGGAGCCAGCGGGAGGCCATCCGGGAGCTCACCGGCAAGCTGAGTCGCTGCGAGGGCGCCGACGGCAAGTCCGCCGCGGGGACCTGGAAGCCCGAGCTGGGCAAGGGCAAGGACACTATGGGCGACCTGCCGCGGGACCCGGCGCAGGTCATCGACCAGCTGAGCCGCACTATGCAGACCCTGAAGGACCGGCTGGAGAGCCTGGAG CACCAACTCCGAGCCAACGTGTCATATGCCGCACTGCCTAATGACCTTCGAGAGATGCTTCAACGGAGGCTTGGAGACCTGGAGCGCCAACTCCTGAGCAAAGTGGCTGAGCTTGAGGATGAAAAGTCTTTGCTTCATAATGAAACGTCAGCCCATCGGCAGAAGACAGAGACAGCCTTGAATGCGTTGCTAGAAAGAGTGTCTGAATTAGAAAAAG GTAACAGTGCATTTAAATCACCTGATGAATTCAAAGTCTCCCTTCCTCTTCGCACAAACTACTTATACGGGAAGATCAAGAAGACTCTGCCAGAGCTGTATGCTTTTACTGTATGCTTGTGGTTGAGATCAAGTGCTTCTCCTGGAATTGGTACTCCATTCTCATATGCTGTTCCTGGGCAGGCTAATGAAATTGTCCTCATAGAATGGGGGAATAATCCAATTGAACTGTTAATTAATGATAAG GTTGCCCAGCTCCCGCTTTTCATTAGTGATGGAAAATGGCATCATATCTGTATAACATGGACAACCAGAGATGGAATGTGGGAGGCTTTTCAGGATGGAGAGAAGCTTGGCATGGGGGAGAATCTGGCTCCTTGGCACCCAATTAAACCTGGAGGTGTCTTGATCCTGGGTCAGGAACAG GACACAGTAGGAGGAAGATTTGATGCAACTCAAGCCTTCGTCGGGGAGATGAGCCAGTTCAATATATGGGACAGAGTCTTAAAAGCTGAAGACATCATGAATATTGCTAACTGCTCTACCAACATGCCTGGCAACATCATACCCTGGGTTGATAACAATGTTGATGTGTTTGGAGGTGCTACTAAATGGCCTGTGGAGACATGTGAAGAGCGTCTGCTAGACTTATAG